A genomic stretch from Helianthus annuus cultivar XRQ/B chromosome 1, HanXRQr2.0-SUNRISE, whole genome shotgun sequence includes:
- the LOC110927790 gene encoding proline-rich extensin-like protein EPR1, whose amino-acid sequence MELEKVVTRSFMEIDVAFARSCALESFWHNCMYHYDLWEPPPSPTPETPTYPPKASPPKRSHPPKPSHPPHGPAYPPKGPKPPTPASPPKEAKPPTPGGHAYPPKGSKPPTPGGPAYPPKGPKPPTPDGPAYPPKGPKPPTPGGPAYPPKPSTWPPKAQPPLPSYGPTVPPPQPYNAVPPSGNILTPPPSGGGDKNHTVVIAVCASLGGVFFLAFLAAGLFCLAKRKKKPILVPTAAPYGHGGGGGHGHEGGAEHSSYGQH is encoded by the exons ATGGAACTTGAAAAAGTAGTCACGAGGTCGTTTATGGAGATAGATGTTGCATTTGCGCGGTCATGTGCTCTAGAATCTTTCTGGCACAACTGCATGTACCACTATGATCTTTGGGAG CCACCGCCATCTCCTACCCCAGAGACACCAACTTACCCTCCTAAAGCCTCTCCACCTAAACGGTCACACCCACCAAAACCATCACATCCACCACATGGTCCAGCTTACCCTCCTAAGGGTCCGAAGCCTCCTACGCCAGCTAGTCCACCTAAAGAAGCAAAACCACCTACCCCTGGTGGACATGCTTATCCACCAAAGGGCTCTAAGCCGCCAACACCTGGTGGGCCCGCTTATCCACCTAAGGGCCCGAAACCACCAACCCCTGATGGGCCCGCTTATCCACCTAAGGGACCAAAACCACCAACCCCTGGTGGGCCCGCTTATCCACCAAAGCCAAGTACTTGGCCTCCTAAAGCACAACCTCCGCTACCATCATATGGACCCACCGTCCCACCTCCACAACCTTACAATGCTGTCCCACCATCCGGTAACATCCTAACACCACCACCGTCTGGTGGCGGCGACAAGAATCACACCGTCGTTATTGCGGTGTGTGCATCACTAGGTGGTGTGTTTTTCCTAGCATTCTTAGCCGCCGGACTCTTCTGCTTAGCCAAGAGAAAGAAGAAGCCAATCTTAGTCCCGACAGCAGCTCCATATGGTCACGGCGGTGGCGGAGGACACGGTCATGAAGGTGGTGCAGAACACTCAAGCTATGGCCAACACTAA
- the LOC110872652 gene encoding chloroplast envelope quinone oxidoreductase homolog yields MAGKVMHAVWYTCYGGGAAGLKHVEIPIPAPGKGEILMKVEATSINPIDWKIQNGVLRPFLPRKFPFIPLSDVAGEVVEVGPGVKNYKAGDKIVSTLGVAGGGLAEYAVAKESLTVARPPEVSAADGACLGIAACAALHSLTVTGGLKLEKTEPRTNVLVTAASGGVGHYAVQLAKLGNTHVTATCGARNIDFVKSLGADEVLDYKTPEGAALKSPSGKKYDIVVDCTTGIPWSTFEPNLSPTGKVIDITPSGGTFWNYAMQKLTFSKKQVIPLLVVPNAQEIGCLVKLVKEGKLKTVIDSRYPLSKAEAAWVKSIEGHATGKVVVEP; encoded by the exons ATGGCCGGAAAAGTGATGCATGCGGTTTGGTATACTTGTTACGGCGGAGGAGCTGCCGGTTTGAAG CATGTCGAAATCCCTATCCCTGCTCCTGGCAAAGGTGAGATTCTGATGAAAGTAGAAGCAACAAGCATTAATCCAATCGACTGGAAGATACAGAACGGCGTTCTACGCCCTTTTTTACCCAGAAAGTTTCCTTTTATACCAC TTAGCGATGTGGCAGGAGAAGTTGTGGAAGTTGGACCCGGTGTAAAGAATTATAAAGCTGGTGACAAAATTGTTTCAACTCTT GGGGTTGCGGGTGGAGGGCTAGCCGAGTATGCCGTGGCTAAAGAAAGCTTAACAGTTGCAAGACCACCAGAAGTATCAGCTGCAGATGGTGCATGTCTAGGTATTGCAGCGTGCGCCGCTCTACACTCCCTTACTGTAACCGGTGGGCTAAAACTGGAAAAAACAGAACCACGAACCAACGTCCTAGTAACGGCCGCTTCTGGTGGTGTGGGTCACTATGCAGTCCAGCTAGCAAAACTAGGTAATACCCACGTGACCGCAACATGTGGGGCTCGCAACATCGACTTCGTTAAAAGCTTAGGAGCCGACGAGGTTTTGGACTACAAGACCCCAGAAGGAGCCGCCCTCAAAAGCCCGTCGGGCAAGAAATATGACATAGTGGTTGATTGCACCACTGGTATCCCGTGGTCAACCTTCGAGCCCAACCTGAGTCCAACTGGGAAGGTTATTGATATAACCCCGAGTGGTGGTACATTTTGGAATTATGCAATGCAAAAGTTAACTTTTTCGAAAAAGCAAGTTATACCGTTACTCGTGGTTCCAAACGCACAAGAGATTGGTTGTCTTGTGAAGTTGGTAAAAGAAGGGAAACTGAAAACTGTTATTGACTCGAGATACCCTTTAAGTAAGGCTGAAGCGGCTTGGGTCAAGAGCATTGAGGGCCATGCCACTGGGAAGGTGGTTGTCGAGCCGTAA